In Oikeobacillus pervagus, the sequence GTACCCCTTCCAATCAAATTAAATCATATTACTATAATCCGAAATAGGCATTAAACATTGTAATTATCATTTTACACAATATTAAGGACTTGACTCATTTCCCGGGGTTTATGAACATTTCCCAAGGATATTTGCACTGGTTCCCCGTGGATTTGCACTGATTCTCTGGTGATTTGCACATTTCCCGGGATTTATGCATATTTCCCAGGTATATTTGCACAAATTCTGGCACTTACTTTACGATGGACTTTTATAATAATTCTTTACGTAACTGGGCTGCTGATTTTTTTGATAAATAAGCTGGTGGTACATCAAAAACAGATTTTGCACCTGCTTGTCCTTCTTTATTCATTCGCACAGCTGCGCGCGCATAAGCTACGAGTACGCTTGAGGTGAATTCTGGGTTACTATCAAGTTTTAACGAAAATTCTATGATTTGATTATTATCCACACCTGTTTTGCCACTTCGAATTACAAATCCTCCGTGTGGCATTTTGGAGTGATTTTTAGCCAGTTCTTCTTCCGAAATAAAATGAACAGTTGTATCATAATCGGCAAAATAGTTTGGCATCGTTTTAATTTCTTGTTCAATTTTAGCAAGGTCTGCTCCTTCTTCAGCGACAACGAAGCATTCACGAGAATGTTTTTCCTTCGTTGATAGTTCTGGATTCTCGCCATTTCTTACTCGTTCAATCGCTTCTTCAACAGGAATTGTATATTGAACCCCGCCTTTTACTCCTTTAATTCTACGGATAGCGTCAGAATGCCCTTGGCTTAAGCCTTTTCCCCAGAACGTATATGTTCCGCCTTCTGGTAAAATCGCTTCCCCCATCAATCTATTAATAGAGAACAAACCTGGGTCCCATCCAACAGAAATAATGCTTGTTTTCCCTCCTGCAGTCGCAGATTGGTCAACTGTTTCAAAGTACTCAGTGATTTTAGCATGTGTATCAAAACTATCAATCGTATTAAACAGCTTAGCAAATAATGGGCCTTGTTCAGGAAGATCTGTAGCAGAGCCCCCGCATAAAATCATCACGTCAATCTCATTGACATACTCTTCCGCTGCCGAAATATGTAAAACCTTGACTTCAGGATCATTCACTGCAACACTCGCAGGATCTCTCCGGGAAAAAATAGCGACTAAGCTCATATCATCATTTTGTTTTATCGCCGATTCTACTCCTCTTCCTAAATTACCGTAACCGACGATTCCTACTCTAATCTTGTTTTCCATTCAAATTGCCTCCTGTATAAATGATTACCCTTTTAAACCGGATTTATTAGGATTCATAACTAAAAAATAGGAATTTCATTGTATTTTACATGTTACCTTTTTTCATTTTTATATGCAATCTTGAATATAGATGAATATTATACTTTTTTAGTATAGGAATATTTGTCCAGATTGGTATCCGATATACCTGAATCGCCAAGATTATGAAGTTCCCTCGGGATTTGCATATTTCCCACTTGGATTTGACTATTTCCTAAGAGCTTTTGCGCCACTTCTAAGCGGATTTGCGCTGGTTCTCCCGGTTTTTGAACATTTCCCAACATATTTGCATATTTCCCGCATTTATTTGCACCTTTCAGCTATTGGATTCCACCTTTGTTTCCTATACTCTCCCGCATTTTTGTGCCATTGGCTATCTGCTTCTCCCCTTGTTTCCTCTACTTCCTTGCTTTTCTACTTTTGCATATTTCCCACTTGGATTTGACTATTTCCTAAGAGCTTTTGCGCCACTTCTAAGCGGATTTGCGCTGGTTCTCCCGTTTTTTGAACATTTCCCAACATATTTGCATATTTCCCGCATTTATTTGCACCTTTCAGCTATTGGGTTCCCCCTTTGTTTCCTATACTCTCCCGCATTTTTGTGCCATTGGCTATCTGCTTCAACCTTGATCCCATACACTTCCTATTTTTGCTCTTGAAAAAAGCACAAGGTAGTCGCTTCCTTGTGCTCTATTATCACTATGCTTTATTTTTCTCTGCAAAAACAGCCATGGCTTTGCACATAAATTGTGCTAGACCTTCCCCAAATTGATCAATATTTTTCGTAAATCGCTCATCGTCTACATACATTTGGCCAAGGCCTTTGAATGCATCGAGTGAGTAATGGCCCATTTTGTTTAGAAATTCATACCATTCTTGGATGCCCACTTGTGCTTCTTTCGATTCGGGAGCCATGTGGCGGATCTCTGCTAGTTTTCTGTAAATAGAATTAAAAGTTTCCTCGAAGTTGCTTCGTTCTTCCTTCGACATATCGGCAAGCTTTTTATTAGCTTTCTCAACTGCTTGATTTCCCCAACGTTCACGTGCTTCTTGTTCATACGGATTATGGCTAAAATCAAACCCTTCGAATTTTTCCTTGTTAGTCATTTGAATTTCCCCTTTCATATGTTGAATCGTTTTCTCTACAGTCTGAATCATCTGATCTAATCGTTTACGTTTTTCTAGCAACATTTTTCGATGCATTTGTAATGCCTCATTTCGATCAAAAGAAGGACTATTTATGATTTCTTTAATTTGTTTTAAAGGGAAGCCCAGTTCTTTAAAAAATAAGATTTGCTGCAAAGTCTCAATATTGCCTTCAGAATATAAACGATATCCAGATTCCGTTGTTTCCTCTGGGGTCAATAGCCCGATTTCATCATAATGATGTAATGTGCGCACACTAATTCCGACTAGATCTGCTACCTCTTTCACTTTCATTGTCACTCTTAATGGCCCCCTTCAATTGTTACTATAAAGTATTACGTTACGTGAGAGTCAACAGATTGTATGAATTTTTTAACCCAATATATTTCTACTGTTTAAATGGTGTATATATTATAATCAAAGGTAGTGATTCGGTTTAATTAGAAACGTGGGGGATCATTTTGTATTTTTTCGTTGGAGTCTGTCTATTTGCTATGATGATACTCTTATTAAAGAAAATGGGTTATTCACATATAAAAAATTCATATGGGGCCATTATTATGGCAACGGGAATTACAATTAGCTTGCCTATTTCCGATTTTATTCCTGAATCCATAATTAAATGGATCACAACGG encodes:
- a CDS encoding diaminopimelate dehydrogenase, which gives rise to MENKIRVGIVGYGNLGRGVESAIKQNDDMSLVAIFSRRDPASVAVNDPEVKVLHISAAEEYVNEIDVMILCGGSATDLPEQGPLFAKLFNTIDSFDTHAKITEYFETVDQSATAGGKTSIISVGWDPGLFSINRLMGEAILPEGGTYTFWGKGLSQGHSDAIRRIKGVKGGVQYTIPVEEAIERVRNGENPELSTKEKHSRECFVVAEEGADLAKIEQEIKTMPNYFADYDTTVHFISEEELAKNHSKMPHGGFVIRSGKTGVDNNQIIEFSLKLDSNPEFTSSVLVAYARAAVRMNKEGQAGAKSVFDVPPAYLSKKSAAQLRKELL
- a CDS encoding MerR family transcriptional regulator; protein product: MTMKVKEVADLVGISVRTLHHYDEIGLLTPEETTESGYRLYSEGNIETLQQILFFKELGFPLKQIKEIINSPSFDRNEALQMHRKMLLEKRKRLDQMIQTVEKTIQHMKGEIQMTNKEKFEGFDFSHNPYEQEARERWGNQAVEKANKKLADMSKEERSNFEETFNSIYRKLAEIRHMAPESKEAQVGIQEWYEFLNKMGHYSLDAFKGLGQMYVDDERFTKNIDQFGEGLAQFMCKAMAVFAEKNKA